In Hallerella succinigenes, the following are encoded in one genomic region:
- a CDS encoding TIR domain-containing protein: MKRQVFYSFHYKQDSRRVAQIRNIGAIEGNTSVSDNDWEEVKKGGDEAIRRWIDANMQYRSCLIVLVGEHTSERPWVDYEIRRAWNKGMGVFGIYIHRIKDPLLCRYGYMGFSNMGDNPFDKIFFENGNPLSSVVPCYNPNPNDAYNDIAEHLEEWVEKAIKVRG; the protein is encoded by the coding sequence ATGAAACGTCAAGTCTTTTATAGTTTTCACTACAAACAAGATTCTCGTCGAGTTGCTCAAATTCGAAATATTGGGGCTATTGAAGGAAATACTTCTGTATCCGACAATGATTGGGAAGAAGTAAAGAAAGGTGGAGACGAGGCCATTCGTCGCTGGATTGATGCTAATATGCAGTATCGCTCGTGTTTGATTGTCCTTGTGGGGGAACATACCTCGGAAAGACCTTGGGTTGACTACGAAATTCGACGAGCATGGAATAAGGGAATGGGTGTTTTTGGAATATACATCCATCGTATAAAAGATCCTTTGCTTTGTCGATATGGTTATATGGGTTTTTCTAATATGGGTGATAATCCCTTTGATAAAATATTCTTTGAAAATGGTAATCCATTATCTTCTGTGGTACCATGTTATAATCCAAATCCTAACGATGCATACAATGACATTGCAGAACATTTAGAAGAATGGGTTGAAAAAGCAATTAAGGTGAGAGGTTAA
- a CDS encoding TIR domain-containing protein: MALFNIDRFESIARENRVVASKYAIDEAVLLESEMKCFSRYDEKKIYDIFLSHSYRDRVAVAGLVKYLKRQYHYEIYVDWIDDQNLNRSRVTKETAETIKSRMRNCKCLFYVTSENAPQSKWMPWELGLMDGLKDRVAICPLTREVYNADDYHGQEYLGIYPYISETKTDKGQNALWVNNDKRHYIIFEEWIKGNNPYLRQ; encoded by the coding sequence ATGGCTTTATTTAATATTGATCGATTTGAGTCTATTGCTCGAGAAAATCGCGTTGTTGCGTCAAAATATGCTATTGATGAGGCTGTATTATTAGAATCGGAAATGAAATGTTTCTCTCGGTATGATGAAAAGAAAATATATGACATTTTTCTGTCTCATAGTTATAGGGATCGAGTGGCTGTTGCAGGATTGGTAAAATATTTGAAAAGACAATACCATTACGAAATATATGTTGATTGGATAGACGATCAAAACTTGAATCGTTCTCGTGTGACAAAGGAAACGGCGGAGACTATAAAATCTCGAATGAGAAATTGTAAATGTCTTTTTTATGTAACATCAGAGAATGCTCCACAATCAAAGTGGATGCCCTGGGAATTAGGATTGATGGATGGATTAAAAGATAGAGTTGCGATATGCCCGTTAACAAGAGAGGTATATAATGCTGATGATTATCATGGACAAGAATATTTAGGAATATATCCATATATTTCTGAAACCAAAACTGATAAAGGTCAAAATGCACTATGGGTGAATAATGACAAAAGGCATTATATAATTTTTGAAGAATGGATTAAAGGAAACAATCCTTACTTACGTCAATAA
- a CDS encoding terminase gpP N-terminus-related DNA-binding protein — MSRKTTDTTLRDSFLERIKKPGCPSVKTIAEEMNLPKATLYSWIAAERQRKRQGVSMSKKSAKRSALTKFSLVAKSEGMTPEELEKFCAENGVSFAELQSWRDLSLSAMENSGDGNVMSVKQHEDEVAKLKAELARKEKALAEAAALLILQKKTSAILGPEK; from the coding sequence ATGTCCAGAAAAACTACCGATACAACACTCAGGGATTCATTTCTTGAGCGAATAAAGAAGCCGGGATGCCCGTCTGTCAAGACCATCGCCGAAGAAATGAACCTGCCAAAAGCTACATTGTACTCATGGATTGCTGCGGAACGGCAACGCAAACGTCAGGGAGTCTCCATGAGCAAGAAATCGGCAAAAAGATCCGCACTCACCAAGTTCAGCCTCGTCGCAAAATCTGAGGGCATGACACCAGAGGAACTCGAAAAGTTCTGTGCCGAAAACGGGGTTTCTTTTGCGGAACTCCAGTCCTGGAGAGACCTTTCTCTTTCCGCAATGGAGAACTCTGGTGACGGAAACGTGATGTCCGTAAAACAGCATGAGGATGAAGTTGCCAAGCTCAAGGCGGAACTTGCACGCAAGGAAAAAGCACTTGCCGAAGCAGCCGCACTCCTGATTCTTCAAAAAAAAACTTCGGCAATATTGGGACCGGAAAAGTAG
- a CDS encoding IS3 family transposase has protein sequence MLAAIEEAIQNGARLSKACDVIGLCERRYRRWRRNVADNRGGYRENNSQRLSLEETASIIENFTREEYRNLPLNIAHAKLMDQGIYIASPSTCERVMKAYYQGIGRVADRNIVRRKRPEYSAKGPNQVWCWDITWLHSEVTGKYYYLYLIIDMYSRYIVGWSLHTKEDGKLAEMLFAETLQKYCPGENVSLLVHADNGKPMRSKDLKSLFEKLHVMSSHSRPHTSNDNAFAESIFATMKSRVVYPEYFMTIEDAERFVVEFVDWYNNEHLHSGLDLLPPCAVHFGYHQEILDRRNALLERSRELHPERFGGRRKFYKIDETVSLKHRIHLQKAV, from the coding sequence ATCCTTGCGGCCATCGAGGAGGCTATCCAAAATGGCGCAAGGCTTTCCAAGGCGTGCGATGTAATCGGTCTTTGCGAACGTCGTTACAGGCGCTGGCGAAGGAATGTTGCGGACAACCGAGGTGGCTATCGTGAAAACAATTCACAACGGCTTTCCCTGGAAGAAACAGCCTCGATTATCGAAAACTTTACGAGGGAAGAATACCGTAACCTCCCGTTGAATATCGCCCATGCAAAGCTTATGGATCAAGGAATCTACATTGCTTCGCCGTCGACTTGCGAACGCGTTATGAAAGCTTATTATCAAGGCATAGGCAGAGTCGCCGACCGCAATATTGTGCGGCGTAAACGGCCTGAATATTCAGCGAAAGGACCGAACCAGGTCTGGTGTTGGGACATTACCTGGCTCCATTCCGAAGTGACCGGGAAGTACTATTACCTCTACTTGATTATCGACATGTATTCGAGGTACATCGTCGGATGGAGTCTGCATACAAAAGAAGATGGAAAACTGGCGGAGATGCTCTTTGCGGAGACTCTACAAAAATATTGCCCCGGCGAAAACGTATCTCTGTTGGTCCATGCGGACAACGGGAAACCCATGCGCAGCAAGGATCTTAAATCTTTGTTTGAAAAGCTGCACGTGATGTCAAGCCATAGCCGGCCGCATACGAGTAACGACAACGCCTTTGCCGAGAGCATTTTTGCTACGATGAAAAGTCGTGTGGTATATCCGGAATACTTCATGACTATCGAGGACGCAGAACGATTTGTCGTGGAATTTGTGGACTGGTACAACAACGAACATCTGCACTCCGGACTGGATTTGCTGCCGCCGTGCGCCGTTCATTTTGGCTACCACCAGGAGATTCTCGACCGCAGAAATGCGTTGCTGGAAAGGTCCAGGGAACTGCATCCAGAACGCTTTGGGGGAAGGAGAAAGTTCTACAAAATTGATGAAACCGTCAGCCTAAAACATCGAATCCACTTGCAAAAAGCAGTATGA
- a CDS encoding DUF4372 domain-containing protein: protein MAKSTFFTGQPVFAQLCKYLDRDEILRISTESGGERYRKSFDAWTHLLSMLYAVVMRFDSLREIEASALTFVSRMPHLQMGCVPKRSTLGDAGNFQAICPLG, encoded by the coding sequence ATGGCCAAAAGTACATTTTTTACCGGACAGCCGGTCTTCGCGCAACTCTGCAAGTATCTCGACAGGGACGAAATCCTCAGAATCAGCACGGAATCCGGCGGAGAACGCTACAGGAAGTCCTTCGACGCATGGACTCACCTGCTTTCGATGCTCTATGCGGTCGTGATGCGGTTCGATTCCCTGCGGGAGATAGAGGCGTCTGCGCTGACATTCGTGAGCAGAATGCCGCACCTGCAGATGGGCTGCGTGCCCAAGCGGAGTACGCTGGGGGACGCCGGCAATTTTCAGGCAATATGTCCGCTCGGTTAG
- a CDS encoding ISL3 family transposase, with amino-acid sequence MSKLYKSIFNVNGCSVVKQEQTDTTVTITVRLTKGNASRCGCCGRKGKLYDNGREQRVWRTLDLGTKMGFIRMDTYRVKCKKCGVKTVKVPWASHRSGFTDAFEQQVAWAVCSMSKKAVAKQLRIAWNTVGEIADRVWDRLDTRPIKAGCIFRRIGIDETSYKKGHKYITVVVDHDRRCVIWVHEGYGKEVLDLFMRELSEEQRKGVELVTCDGAKWIRSSIEEFLPNAERCVDSFHVVQWATEALDKVRVEAWKEARKENRNQKRGRGRPTKDSVPKDRTAEGIKNSRYALGKAPENLNESQQRKIELIASRYPRLYRAYQLKEELRIILKMGYDDARENLDRWLWRASHSRIGSVKDLYAKIKRNYDGILNTIRLGVSNARIEATNNKIKLLIRTAYGFRNMNNMLSLIMLSCSYVDVKIAYEWESESRESSSKAA; translated from the coding sequence ATGTCAAAATTATACAAATCCATCTTCAATGTCAACGGCTGTTCAGTCGTCAAGCAGGAGCAAACCGACACCACGGTCACCATCACGGTAAGACTCACCAAGGGCAACGCCAGCAGGTGCGGCTGTTGTGGGCGAAAAGGGAAGCTCTACGACAACGGCCGGGAACAGAGGGTATGGCGGACGCTCGATCTCGGCACGAAGATGGGCTTCATCAGGATGGACACCTACAGGGTGAAGTGCAAGAAATGCGGCGTAAAAACGGTGAAGGTGCCGTGGGCAAGCCACAGGTCAGGCTTCACCGACGCCTTCGAGCAGCAGGTCGCATGGGCCGTATGCAGCATGTCGAAAAAGGCTGTCGCAAAGCAGCTACGCATCGCCTGGAATACCGTGGGGGAAATTGCCGACCGCGTATGGGATCGCCTGGACACAAGGCCGATCAAGGCAGGCTGCATCTTCAGGCGCATAGGCATCGACGAGACCAGCTACAAGAAAGGGCACAAGTACATAACGGTGGTAGTGGATCACGACAGGCGCTGCGTGATCTGGGTCCACGAGGGCTACGGGAAGGAGGTGCTGGACCTCTTCATGAGGGAACTCAGCGAAGAGCAGCGCAAGGGCGTGGAGCTTGTGACTTGTGACGGAGCCAAGTGGATAAGGTCAAGCATCGAGGAGTTCCTGCCCAATGCCGAACGGTGCGTGGACAGCTTCCATGTCGTACAGTGGGCGACAGAAGCCCTGGACAAGGTCCGTGTGGAAGCCTGGAAGGAGGCCCGCAAGGAAAACCGCAATCAGAAACGGGGCCGAGGCAGGCCCACGAAGGATAGCGTCCCGAAGGACCGCACCGCGGAGGGGATAAAGAACTCCAGGTACGCTCTGGGCAAGGCTCCAGAGAACCTTAACGAAAGCCAGCAGAGAAAAATAGAACTCATAGCAAGCCGCTATCCGCGTCTCTACAGGGCATACCAGCTCAAGGAGGAACTGCGCATCATCCTGAAGATGGGCTATGACGATGCCAGGGAAAATCTGGACAGGTGGCTGTGGCGTGCAAGCCACTCACGCATCGGCTCAGTCAAGGATCTGTACGCAAAGATCAAGCGTAACTACGACGGAATCCTCAACACAATCAGGCTGGGCGTGTCAAACGCAAGGATCGAGGCGACGAACAACAAGATAAAGCTACTGATACGGACTGCCTATGGCTTCAGGAACATGAACAACATGCTGTCGCTGATAATGTTGAGCTGTTCCTATGTCGATGTAAAGATAGCCTACGAATGGGAATCGGAATCGAGAGAATCATCTAGCAAGGCTGCCTAA
- a CDS encoding toll/interleukin-1 receptor domain-containing protein, with protein sequence MCENNIESILNQFRALHVGNLKDVYSHYSDKIEFDENFTSYKELCNKLNEELKQNIELNNRNKTSVFLSHSHKNLKYAYCVALFLTRKYGVNVYIDEFDSFMPSITSPQTAKRLISKIKHSNRFIFIGTEESFDSKWCNWEVGLGDTKRLKGHLAFFVMNDRIEKNGGYDKNEYVGLYPFIWDKDIRHNNKDDDVLYVGYYERDNSTLVSLDDWLHQNKTFF encoded by the coding sequence ATGTGTGAAAATAATATTGAATCTATTCTAAATCAATTTAGAGCTTTGCATGTTGGCAATCTCAAGGATGTTTATAGTCACTACTCGGATAAAATTGAATTTGATGAAAATTTTACATCGTATAAAGAGCTTTGTAATAAACTAAATGAGGAACTAAAACAAAATATTGAGTTGAATAATCGCAATAAAACATCTGTTTTTTTGTCGCATAGCCATAAAAATCTTAAATATGCATATTGTGTAGCTCTTTTTTTGACCAGAAAATACGGAGTAAATGTCTATATTGACGAATTTGATTCATTTATGCCATCAATAACAAGTCCACAAACGGCAAAGAGATTAATCAGTAAAATAAAGCATTCGAATAGGTTTATTTTTATCGGTACAGAAGAATCATTTGATTCAAAATGGTGTAATTGGGAGGTTGGTTTAGGAGATACAAAAAGGTTGAAGGGACATCTTGCTTTTTTTGTAATGAATGATAGAATAGAAAAAAATGGTGGCTATGATAAAAATGAATATGTTGGTTTATATCCTTTCATTTGGGACAAAGACATTCGACATAACAATAAAGATGATGATGTTCTATATGTAGGTTATTATGAGCGGGATAACAGCACTTTAGTTTCTTTAGATGATTGGTTGCACCAAAACAAAACTTTTTTTTAA